A single Streptomyces sannanensis DNA region contains:
- a CDS encoding helix-turn-helix transcriptional regulator codes for MTVRTVATDIEHILAKLDVPNRVATAARAHAWGLEPLA; via the coding sequence GTGACGGTACGCACTGTCGCCACCGACATCGAGCACATCCTGGCCAAGCTCGACGTGCCCAACCGGGTGGCGACGGCCGCTCGTGCTCATGCCTGGGGCCTGGAGCCCCTGGCATGA
- a CDS encoding type 1 glutamine amidotransferase has product MRALIVQHDHFTEPGLVGARLTERGYDLTTVTVVPEHQHRTPDVPFTFPDADGWDLVVSLGAPWSVYDATAVGTWIGGELALLRKAHHLGVPVLGVCFGAQALATALGGSVEAAPRPEIGWVEVDTDDPSLVPSGPWMQWHYDRCVLPPGAVELARNATCAQAFRAGRALGVQFHPEITTAVIRAYLDLDGRKQCAQHGVDPDELLAHSRAMEATARENARRLVDGFLDRVAYPAGGR; this is encoded by the coding sequence GTGCGCGCACTCATCGTCCAGCACGACCACTTCACGGAGCCCGGGCTGGTCGGGGCCCGGCTCACCGAGCGCGGGTACGACCTCACGACCGTGACGGTCGTGCCCGAACACCAGCACCGCACGCCGGACGTTCCCTTCACCTTCCCCGACGCCGACGGCTGGGATCTGGTCGTGTCGCTCGGCGCTCCCTGGTCGGTGTACGACGCGACGGCCGTCGGTACCTGGATCGGCGGTGAGCTCGCGCTGCTGCGCAAGGCCCACCACCTCGGCGTCCCGGTGCTCGGCGTCTGCTTCGGCGCCCAGGCCCTGGCCACTGCGCTCGGCGGCTCGGTCGAGGCGGCCCCGCGCCCCGAGATCGGCTGGGTCGAGGTCGACACCGACGACCCCTCCCTGGTGCCGTCCGGCCCGTGGATGCAGTGGCACTACGACCGCTGTGTCCTGCCACCCGGGGCCGTGGAGCTGGCCCGCAACGCAACATGCGCGCAGGCGTTCCGCGCCGGCCGCGCCCTTGGGGTGCAGTTCCACCCGGAGATCACCACGGCGGTGATCCGCGCGTATCTCGACCTCGACGGACGCAAGCAGTGCGCACAGCACGGCGTCGACCCCGACGAGCTGCTCGCGCACAGCCGCGCCATGGAAGCGACGGCGCGCGAGAACGCCCGCCGCCTGGTGGACGGCTTCCTCGACCGGGTGGCGTACCCGGCCGGAGGCCGCTGA
- a CDS encoding 3,4-dihydroxyphenylacetate 2,3-dioxygenase gives MGEIVGAGLLAHVPTIVLPEETRLELNEGKEITLVTGLRQLRKDVFERDDYDTVVVLDSHWATTVEFVVTAQDRRAGLFTSEELPRGMCRMPYDFPGDPELAHNIASFADKHGTWITAIDDAYLPVYYATINLWKFLGEGLPDKRWVTVGVCQTGDMEDHLRLGRALADGIAATPGRRVLLIASGALSHTFWPLRELRDHEAGDPSHIFTPEAREADHERIAWFKEGRHDRVLDTMDEFWKYKPEAKFFHYLMMAGALGEQACIAKARQYGEYENSIGTGQVHLWFDRPADGWTGTGLPTPRTPHSRI, from the coding sequence ATGGGTGAGATCGTCGGGGCGGGCCTGCTCGCCCACGTCCCCACCATCGTGCTGCCGGAGGAGACCCGGCTGGAGCTGAACGAGGGCAAGGAGATCACCCTCGTCACCGGCCTCCGGCAGCTCCGGAAGGACGTCTTCGAGCGCGACGACTACGACACCGTCGTCGTTCTCGACTCGCACTGGGCGACCACCGTCGAGTTCGTCGTCACGGCACAGGACCGCCGGGCGGGTCTGTTCACCTCCGAGGAGCTCCCGCGCGGTATGTGCCGGATGCCGTACGACTTCCCCGGCGACCCCGAACTCGCCCACAACATCGCGTCGTTCGCCGACAAGCACGGCACCTGGATCACCGCGATCGACGACGCCTACCTGCCGGTCTACTACGCCACCATCAACCTCTGGAAGTTCCTGGGCGAGGGTCTGCCGGACAAGCGGTGGGTGACCGTCGGCGTCTGCCAGACGGGGGACATGGAGGACCACCTGCGCCTCGGCCGCGCCCTCGCCGACGGCATCGCCGCCACCCCCGGCCGGCGGGTCCTGCTCATCGCCTCCGGCGCCCTCTCGCACACCTTCTGGCCGCTGCGCGAGCTGCGCGACCACGAGGCCGGCGACCCGTCGCACATCTTCACGCCCGAGGCCCGTGAGGCAGACCACGAACGGATCGCCTGGTTCAAGGAGGGCCGTCACGACAGGGTCCTCGACACGATGGACGAGTTCTGGAAGTACAAGCCGGAGGCGAAGTTCTTCCACTACCTGATGATGGCCGGCGCCCTGGGCGAGCAGGCCTGCATCGCGAAGGCCCGCCAGTACGGCGAGTACGAGAACTCGATCGGCACCGGACAGGTGCACCTCTGGTTCGACCGTCCCGCCGACGGCTGGACCGGCACCGGTCTGCCCACCCCGCGTACCCCGCACAGCCGTATCTAG
- a CDS encoding TetR/AcrR family transcriptional regulator, with translation MTGSAETRDGRKPRRKRMNYGEGREALLNAAVRVVARGGLRGLTYRAVAEEAGTTHGLVVHHFGSRDALIEEALTHAVRTSVSVSAVEPGTGKVADFSAGLSEMVTADPDIQAFQYELLLESRRRPELLPQIRALYDDYIAATERELSRMLPEGAGRPLTRLVFAALDGLVLHQLVFGEPEVTDAAVEELRSLLRLLDADGHAGADPEMDTEPRD, from the coding sequence ATGACCGGTTCCGCCGAGACCCGTGACGGGCGCAAGCCGCGAAGGAAGCGCATGAACTACGGGGAGGGCCGGGAGGCCCTGCTCAACGCGGCGGTGCGGGTCGTGGCGCGCGGCGGTCTGCGCGGGCTCACCTACCGGGCGGTGGCGGAAGAGGCGGGCACGACCCACGGCCTGGTCGTACACCACTTCGGCTCGCGCGACGCTCTGATCGAGGAGGCGCTCACCCACGCCGTGCGCACCAGCGTGAGCGTGAGCGCGGTCGAGCCGGGGACGGGCAAGGTCGCCGACTTCTCGGCCGGACTCTCCGAGATGGTGACCGCCGATCCCGACATCCAGGCGTTCCAGTACGAGTTGCTGCTGGAGTCCCGGCGCCGCCCCGAACTGCTGCCGCAGATCCGCGCCCTGTACGACGACTACATCGCCGCCACCGAGCGCGAGCTGTCCCGCATGCTCCCCGAAGGCGCCGGCCGGCCCCTGACCCGGTTGGTGTTCGCGGCCCTGGACGGCCTCGTGCTGCACCAGCTCGTGTTCGGCGAGCCCGAAGTCACCGACGCCGCTGTCGAGGAGCTGCGGTCACTGCTGCGGCTGCTCGACGCCGACGGGCACGCCGGCGCGGATCCCGAGATGGACACCGAACCCCGGGACTGA
- a CDS encoding acetoacetate decarboxylase family protein: MTGLRGFFHPKTASGASSLIPSPPWRYSGDLLTVEYRTDPARVRELLPEPLELADEDPGAVALIWADWQSCSASGDELLDPVLSQYKEAFAVVRCTYKGQTYTRCVYIWVDKDFAIARGLHQGYPKKLGSIHQTRPHPYGPAPRIEAGARFGATLAAADRRLAQAVVTLREPSETNGFVNGHPMAHHRWLPSIEKGKGLALDELIESGAASFEGGQPWVGDAELELFEAPTEELARLEIREPIAAYYRQVGVVWDGGRLLESNTSGAE, from the coding sequence ATGACCGGCCTCCGTGGCTTCTTCCACCCCAAGACGGCGAGTGGCGCCTCGTCACTCATCCCCTCCCCGCCCTGGCGCTACTCCGGCGACCTGCTCACCGTCGAGTACCGCACCGATCCGGCGCGCGTGCGCGAACTTCTGCCCGAGCCGCTGGAGTTGGCCGACGAGGACCCGGGCGCGGTCGCCCTGATCTGGGCCGACTGGCAGTCCTGCTCGGCGTCGGGGGACGAACTGCTCGACCCCGTGCTCTCCCAGTACAAAGAGGCTTTCGCGGTCGTCCGCTGCACGTACAAGGGGCAGACCTACACACGCTGCGTGTACATCTGGGTCGACAAGGACTTCGCGATCGCGCGGGGGCTGCACCAGGGCTATCCGAAAAAGCTCGGGTCCATCCACCAGACCCGCCCGCACCCGTACGGTCCGGCCCCGCGCATCGAGGCCGGTGCCCGCTTCGGCGCCACCCTCGCCGCCGCGGACCGGCGGCTCGCCCAGGCCGTGGTGACGTTGCGCGAGCCGTCCGAGACCAACGGCTTCGTCAACGGCCACCCCATGGCCCACCACCGCTGGCTGCCCTCCATCGAGAAGGGCAAGGGCCTCGCGCTCGACGAGCTGATCGAGTCCGGCGCCGCCTCCTTCGAGGGCGGTCAGCCGTGGGTCGGCGACGCCGAGCTGGAGCTGTTCGAGGCACCCACCGAGGAGCTGGCACGGCTGGAGATCCGCGAACCGATCGCCGCGTACTACCGGCAGGTCGGCGTGGTGTGGGACGGCGGGCGACTCCTGGAGTCGAACACCTCCGGCGCCGAGTGA
- a CDS encoding NAD(P)/FAD-dependent oxidoreductase, with protein MTGRIVIAGASMGGLRAAEQLRAAGWAGAITVVGDEPHMPYNRPPLSKEVLAGKAPFESLAFAPKAAAADVEWRLGTKVVAARLDERTVELDDGTALAYDGLVVATGMRPRRLRCEGPLAGRHTVRTLADAQGLREELTRPGARVVVVGGGFIGCEVAATAVGLGVTEVTVVDPLPLPMVGPLGELLARALLKRHEERGVHFALGTGVAGFEGEDRVTGVVLGDGTVLPADVVVESVGSIANTEWLDGNGLDLTDGVLTDELLRVGGLPEVVAVGDVARFPNARYDGVPRRVEHWSIPTDTAKHAAKALVAHLVGGKAELAPFAPLPTFWSDQHEFRLQSFGSPVLGKDDVRVLDGDPDDDVLVGYHHDGRLVGVVALGGQAAAMGAARYRAQLLKQPALTA; from the coding sequence ATGACCGGACGCATCGTCATCGCCGGCGCCTCCATGGGCGGCCTGCGCGCGGCAGAGCAGCTGCGCGCCGCCGGCTGGGCCGGCGCGATCACCGTGGTCGGCGACGAGCCCCACATGCCCTACAACCGACCCCCGCTGTCCAAGGAGGTCCTGGCGGGCAAGGCACCGTTCGAGTCGCTGGCCTTCGCCCCGAAGGCGGCCGCCGCCGACGTGGAGTGGCGGCTCGGTACGAAGGTCGTCGCAGCCCGTCTGGACGAGCGGACCGTCGAACTCGACGACGGTACGGCACTCGCGTACGACGGTCTGGTCGTCGCCACCGGTATGCGGCCGCGGCGGCTGCGCTGCGAGGGTCCGCTCGCCGGCCGTCACACGGTCCGCACCCTCGCCGACGCCCAGGGCCTGCGCGAGGAGCTGACCCGGCCCGGTGCCCGGGTGGTCGTGGTCGGCGGCGGCTTCATCGGCTGCGAGGTCGCGGCGACCGCCGTGGGTCTCGGGGTCACCGAGGTCACGGTCGTCGACCCGCTGCCGCTGCCGATGGTGGGCCCGCTCGGCGAGCTGCTCGCCCGGGCGCTGCTGAAGCGGCACGAGGAGCGCGGGGTGCACTTCGCGCTCGGCACGGGGGTCGCCGGGTTCGAGGGCGAGGACCGGGTCACCGGCGTCGTACTCGGCGACGGGACCGTGCTGCCTGCCGACGTGGTCGTGGAGTCGGTCGGCTCGATCGCCAACACCGAGTGGCTGGACGGCAACGGGCTCGACCTCACCGACGGCGTACTGACGGACGAGTTGCTGCGCGTCGGCGGCCTTCCGGAGGTCGTGGCGGTCGGCGATGTGGCCCGCTTCCCCAACGCCCGCTACGACGGCGTACCGCGCCGGGTCGAGCACTGGTCGATACCGACGGACACCGCCAAGCACGCGGCGAAGGCCCTTGTCGCCCATCTCGTCGGCGGGAAGGCGGAGTTGGCCCCGTTCGCGCCGCTGCCCACCTTCTGGAGCGACCAGCACGAGTTCCGGCTGCAGTCCTTCGGCTCACCCGTGCTCGGCAAGGACGACGTACGAGTCCTTGACGGCGACCCGGACGACGACGTTCTGGTCGGTTACCACCACGACGGCCGCCTCGTCGGCGTCGTAGCCCTCGGCGGTCAGGCCGCCGCGATGGGCGCCGCCCGTTACCGCGCCCAGCTGCTCAAGCAGCCGGCTCTCACCGCGTAA
- a CDS encoding aldehyde dehydrogenase, with the protein MTEQHTLTVAGVTVDTRHWIGGERVASAETFTDVSPIDGSTIGEISRGTAMEAAAAVAAAHEAFPAWAATSCAERARILHAIADGVEKRLEELAIVETTDNGALLRSHRRGVMPRVAHNFRFFADWLLKLDHEEFETRGHTNHVSWDPAGPCVLITPWNAPLMLATWKVAPALAAGNTVVLKPAEWSPLTASLLADIAAEAGLPAGVLNVVQGYGSEIGDALTSHPDVRRISFTGSVPTAKHIAASAAAHLTPLSLELGGKSPLLVFADADLDLAVDLAVEQYDNAGQVCLAATRFLVEEPIVEEFTRRFVEKAGRLTQGDPREEATDIGPNIHPRQLEKIDGFVQRAIASGARAVIGGHRKDGQYYAPTLLTDVAQDSEIVQEEVFGPVLTLQTFADEDEAVRLANDTRFGLAATVATGDHERAERVTARLVAGTVWVNCFFVRDLQAPFGGSRQSGVGREGGTWSFDFYCDLKNTVTAPKGWKDHG; encoded by the coding sequence ATGACCGAACAGCACACCCTCACCGTCGCCGGGGTCACCGTCGACACCCGGCACTGGATCGGCGGCGAGCGCGTCGCCTCCGCCGAAACGTTCACCGATGTCTCGCCGATCGACGGCAGCACGATCGGTGAGATCTCTCGCGGAACGGCAATGGAGGCAGCTGCAGCCGTGGCCGCCGCGCATGAGGCCTTCCCCGCCTGGGCGGCCACCTCCTGCGCCGAACGCGCCCGCATCCTGCACGCCATCGCCGACGGCGTGGAGAAGCGGCTCGAAGAGCTCGCGATCGTCGAGACGACCGACAACGGTGCGCTGCTGCGCTCGCACCGCCGCGGTGTGATGCCCCGCGTGGCACACAACTTCCGCTTCTTCGCCGACTGGTTGCTGAAGCTCGACCACGAGGAATTCGAGACTCGGGGTCATACCAACCACGTCTCCTGGGACCCGGCCGGCCCGTGCGTGCTGATCACGCCGTGGAACGCCCCCCTGATGTTGGCGACCTGGAAGGTGGCCCCGGCCCTCGCCGCCGGCAACACGGTCGTCCTCAAGCCCGCCGAGTGGTCCCCGCTGACCGCCTCCCTGCTCGCCGACATCGCGGCGGAGGCGGGGCTGCCGGCCGGTGTGCTGAACGTCGTGCAGGGCTACGGCTCCGAGATCGGCGACGCGCTCACCTCGCACCCGGACGTGCGCCGGATCAGTTTCACCGGCTCCGTGCCGACGGCCAAGCACATCGCTGCCTCGGCGGCCGCCCACCTGACGCCTCTGAGTCTCGAGCTCGGCGGCAAGTCACCGCTGCTGGTGTTCGCGGACGCCGACCTGGACCTTGCCGTCGACCTCGCGGTCGAGCAGTACGACAACGCCGGGCAGGTGTGCCTGGCCGCGACCCGCTTCCTCGTCGAGGAGCCGATCGTCGAGGAATTCACCCGCCGCTTCGTCGAGAAGGCCGGGCGGCTCACGCAGGGGGACCCGCGTGAGGAGGCCACCGACATCGGGCCCAATATCCATCCCCGTCAGCTGGAGAAGATCGACGGGTTCGTGCAGCGGGCAATCGCGTCCGGCGCGCGGGCGGTCATCGGCGGGCACCGCAAGGACGGCCAGTACTACGCGCCCACCCTCCTCACCGACGTCGCCCAGGACTCCGAGATCGTGCAGGAGGAGGTCTTCGGGCCGGTGCTGACCCTGCAGACCTTCGCCGACGAGGACGAGGCCGTGCGGCTGGCCAACGACACCCGGTTCGGGCTCGCCGCGACCGTCGCCACCGGGGACCACGAGCGCGCCGAGCGGGTCACCGCGCGGCTCGTCGCGGGCACCGTCTGGGTCAACTGCTTCTTCGTCCGCGACCTGCAGGCGCCCTTCGGCGGCTCCCGCCAGTCCGGTGTCGGCCGCGAGGGCGGCACGTGGAGCTTCGACTTCTACTGCGACCTGAAGAACACCGTCACCGCCCCGAAGGGTTGGAAGGACCATGGGTGA
- a CDS encoding fumarylacetoacetate hydrolase family protein, with amino-acid sequence MPEYRRILLDGAAVQVTVDGDELVAGDGRRVKIEEAQHLPPVVPSKVIAVHLNHRSRVDEFQIDLPDTPTYFHKPTSALNSHKGAIVRPEGCKWLNYEGEVAIVIGKTARNISPAEAGEYIAGYTVANDYGLHDFRDTDAGSMLRVKGSDTLCPLGPGLVTDWDFHGKYLRTYVNGEVVQDGSTDEMKWDMHYLVADIARTITLYPGDVLLSGTPANSRPVRPGDVVEVEVEGLGRLTNHIVTGPTPIRSDVGAQPTESEEVLSTALGGDWEFRGIRPPKRG; translated from the coding sequence ATGCCCGAGTACCGCCGCATCCTCCTCGACGGCGCCGCCGTCCAGGTCACCGTCGACGGGGACGAACTCGTCGCCGGGGACGGCCGCCGCGTCAAGATCGAGGAAGCCCAGCACCTGCCCCCGGTGGTCCCCTCCAAGGTGATCGCCGTCCACCTCAACCACCGCAGCCGCGTCGACGAGTTCCAGATCGACCTGCCCGACACCCCCACCTACTTCCACAAGCCGACCTCGGCCCTCAACTCCCACAAGGGCGCCATCGTCCGCCCCGAGGGGTGCAAGTGGCTCAACTACGAGGGCGAGGTCGCCATCGTCATCGGGAAGACCGCGCGCAACATCTCGCCGGCCGAGGCGGGGGAGTACATCGCGGGCTACACCGTCGCCAACGACTACGGCCTGCACGACTTCCGCGACACCGACGCCGGCTCCATGCTCCGGGTCAAGGGCTCCGACACGCTCTGCCCGCTCGGCCCGGGGCTCGTCACCGACTGGGACTTCCACGGCAAGTACCTGCGGACGTATGTGAACGGCGAGGTCGTGCAGGACGGTTCGACCGACGAGATGAAGTGGGACATGCACTACCTCGTCGCCGACATCGCCCGCACCATCACCCTGTACCCCGGCGACGTGCTGCTCTCCGGCACCCCCGCCAACTCCCGGCCCGTCCGGCCCGGCGACGTCGTGGAGGTCGAGGTGGAAGGGCTCGGACGGCTGACGAACCACATCGTCACCGGCCCGACCCCGATCCGCAGCGACGTCGGCGCCCAGCCCACCGAGTCCGAGGAAGTCCTGTCCACCGCGCTCGGCGGCGACTGGGAGTTCCGCGGCATCCGCCCGCCGAAGCGCGGCTGA
- a CDS encoding APC family permease yields the protein MDSPTAVRYQTAADASTAGKLKPDSLGVMGILFFVLSAQAPLTGIAGAVPIAVALGNGPAAPSAYVAAGVITLLFSVGFVAMGRHVVDAGAFYTYIGKGLGRPLGTGSAGIALFAYCAIQAAMYGLYGATVSGLLAQYAGADVPWWVCAVATMAIVQILGASGIEMGAKVLAVFVLAEFSILSVFALVTLFKGGGPEGLGFSGSFSPGAAVKGAPGVALMFAAASMVGFEATAIYGEEAREPRKTVPRATYLAVAFVTGFFAFASWMLVSSYGASKATAAAGNALASGDSTSFVFAPIAAQLGAWVNDVLPVLLATSLFAGILAFHNSANRYLFSLSRDGLLPRRLSSINRRHSPGVAGWVQTAIAGLLVAPFALAGKDPVLTLFSWGSGVAVLGIMLLYFLTSVSVVAFFRREHLDTRPWNTLIAPVLGAVGIACAIWLIVRNFPTLIGGDMTTAVWLGMTVPVVLVLGVCADRLTRGRAPADG from the coding sequence GTGGACAGTCCGACGGCGGTCAGATACCAGACCGCGGCCGACGCCTCCACCGCAGGCAAGCTCAAGCCCGACTCCCTCGGCGTTATGGGCATCCTCTTCTTCGTCCTCTCCGCCCAGGCGCCGCTGACCGGCATCGCGGGCGCCGTCCCCATCGCCGTCGCCCTCGGCAACGGCCCCGCAGCGCCCTCGGCCTATGTCGCGGCCGGTGTGATCACCCTGCTGTTCTCGGTCGGGTTCGTGGCCATGGGCCGGCACGTCGTGGACGCAGGCGCGTTCTACACGTACATCGGCAAGGGCCTCGGCCGCCCCCTGGGCACCGGCAGCGCCGGCATCGCCCTGTTCGCGTACTGCGCGATCCAGGCCGCCATGTACGGCCTGTACGGGGCGACCGTGAGCGGCCTGCTGGCCCAGTACGCGGGGGCAGACGTGCCCTGGTGGGTGTGCGCCGTGGCCACCATGGCGATCGTCCAGATCCTGGGTGCCTCCGGCATCGAGATGGGTGCCAAGGTCCTGGCGGTCTTCGTCCTGGCCGAGTTCAGCATCCTCAGCGTCTTCGCGCTCGTCACCCTGTTCAAGGGTGGGGGGCCCGAGGGGCTCGGTTTCTCCGGCAGCTTCTCGCCCGGTGCGGCGGTGAAGGGGGCCCCGGGTGTGGCGCTGATGTTCGCCGCCGCGTCGATGGTCGGCTTCGAGGCCACAGCCATCTACGGCGAGGAGGCGCGCGAACCCCGCAAGACGGTGCCCAGGGCAACCTACCTGGCCGTCGCCTTCGTGACCGGCTTCTTCGCCTTCGCCTCCTGGATGCTGGTCTCCTCGTACGGGGCCTCGAAGGCGACAGCGGCCGCGGGCAACGCGCTGGCGAGCGGCGACTCGACGAGCTTCGTCTTCGCCCCGATCGCCGCGCAGTTGGGAGCCTGGGTCAATGACGTCCTGCCCGTCCTGCTGGCCACTTCCCTGTTCGCCGGCATTCTGGCCTTCCACAACTCCGCAAACCGCTACCTGTTCTCCCTCAGCCGCGACGGGCTCCTGCCCCGCAGGCTGTCGTCGATCAACCGGCGGCACTCGCCCGGGGTGGCCGGCTGGGTCCAGACGGCGATCGCGGGCCTGCTGGTCGCACCCTTCGCACTGGCCGGCAAGGACCCGGTGCTGACCCTGTTCTCCTGGGGCAGCGGTGTGGCCGTGCTGGGGATCATGCTGCTGTACTTCCTGACCTCGGTCTCCGTGGTCGCCTTCTTCCGCCGGGAACACCTGGACACCCGGCCCTGGAACACCCTGATCGCCCCTGTCCTGGGCGCCGTCGGCATCGCCTGCGCGATCTGGCTGATCGTCCGGAACTTCCCCACCCTCATCGGCGGCGACATGACCACCGCAGTCTGGCTCGGGATGACCGTCCCGGTGGTGCTGGTCCTGGGGGTCTGCGCCGACCGGCTGACCCGCGGCAGGGCACCCGCCGACGGCTGA
- a CDS encoding ferredoxin gives MKVVVDMNKCQDHGQCVFAAPDVFQMDDNGRLAFVPDPDDTLREEVEEAADVCPLQAIRIED, from the coding sequence ATGAAGGTCGTCGTCGACATGAACAAGTGCCAGGACCACGGCCAGTGCGTCTTCGCCGCCCCCGACGTCTTCCAGATGGACGACAACGGCCGCCTGGCCTTCGTCCCCGACCCGGACGACACCCTGCGCGAAGAGGTCGAGGAAGCCGCCGACGTGTGTCCGCTGCAGGCCATCCGGATCGAGGACTGA
- a CDS encoding amidohydrolase has product MPDFADLVFVNGSVLTVDPDFTVASALAVTDGVITAVGARADVEDRIGPDTRVVDLDGGTLLPGINDSHLHGCAWGVTSPPLALELGYPAVRSIADVAEAVRTAAESTPPGQWITGTGWDLGYLAESVEDPSRLPTRHDLDAVSPDHPVLLMDFSAHATWVNSAALAVAGVDRGTAVPPGGVVVTDDEGEPTGLFQEGAQALVQRALPPLTPDVRALAIRSTLAKLRALGITSYTEPGLGPGGDRIMGGALSQETLDVYRRLLADGELTARVNVLLLPTGMSSTAADFARALDALDVPESDDPRRLNVIGVKIFADGIPPNRTAWMHEAYLGGGCGALCVNGETDEERVAEIAEMVRHAHAAGHQLGVHVTGDRGIDTVVDAFAAATAGHPRPDARHYVIHGDFLTPHSMKTLAEHGFGVNMNPTIKWTIADLEEGLVGPERAAYEWPYRDALDAGIRVASSSDAPVTFPDWRQGITTMLLRESKGSGRVSGPGQRITLAEAVRTYTIDAARQDFAEEWKGSLEVGKVADLCVLAGDLLTADPHAIPELPVVLTVLGGEVVHDALDS; this is encoded by the coding sequence ATGCCCGACTTCGCCGATCTGGTCTTCGTGAACGGCTCCGTGCTCACCGTCGACCCCGACTTCACCGTGGCCTCCGCGCTCGCGGTCACCGACGGCGTCATCACCGCCGTAGGGGCGCGAGCGGACGTCGAGGACCGCATCGGCCCGGACACCCGGGTCGTCGACCTCGACGGGGGCACCCTCCTGCCCGGTATCAACGACTCCCACCTGCACGGATGCGCCTGGGGGGTCACTTCTCCCCCGCTGGCGCTCGAACTCGGTTATCCCGCCGTGCGGTCGATCGCCGATGTGGCCGAGGCGGTGCGCACGGCGGCCGAGAGCACCCCGCCCGGCCAGTGGATCACCGGCACCGGCTGGGACCTGGGCTACCTGGCCGAGTCCGTGGAGGACCCCTCGCGCCTGCCCACCCGGCACGACCTGGACGCCGTCAGCCCGGACCACCCGGTACTGCTGATGGACTTCTCCGCGCACGCCACCTGGGTCAACTCCGCAGCGCTCGCCGTCGCCGGGGTCGACCGGGGCACGGCGGTCCCGCCCGGCGGGGTCGTCGTCACCGATGACGAGGGCGAGCCCACGGGCCTGTTCCAGGAAGGCGCCCAGGCGCTGGTCCAGCGGGCGCTGCCGCCGCTCACCCCGGACGTCCGGGCCCTGGCGATCCGGTCCACGCTGGCCAAGCTGCGGGCACTCGGCATCACCAGCTACACCGAGCCGGGCCTCGGTCCCGGCGGTGACCGGATCATGGGCGGGGCGCTGTCCCAGGAGACCCTCGACGTCTACCGGCGGCTCCTGGCCGACGGTGAACTGACCGCCCGCGTGAACGTGCTGCTTCTGCCCACCGGCATGTCGAGCACGGCGGCCGACTTCGCACGTGCCCTGGACGCCCTCGACGTACCGGAAAGCGATGACCCGCGACGGCTGAACGTCATCGGGGTCAAGATCTTCGCCGACGGCATCCCGCCCAACAGGACGGCCTGGATGCACGAGGCGTACCTCGGCGGTGGCTGCGGCGCGCTGTGCGTGAACGGCGAGACCGACGAGGAACGGGTCGCCGAGATCGCGGAGATGGTGAGGCACGCGCACGCCGCCGGCCACCAGCTCGGCGTGCACGTCACCGGGGACCGCGGCATCGACACCGTCGTCGACGCCTTCGCCGCCGCCACCGCCGGGCACCCGCGCCCGGACGCCCGGCACTACGTCATCCACGGGGACTTCCTCACCCCGCACAGCATGAAGACGCTCGCCGAGCACGGCTTCGGCGTCAACATGAACCCCACCATCAAGTGGACCATCGCCGACCTGGAGGAGGGGCTCGTGGGGCCGGAGCGGGCCGCCTACGAGTGGCCGTACCGGGACGCCCTCGACGCCGGGATCAGGGTGGCGAGCAGCTCGGACGCGCCGGTCACCTTCCCCGACTGGCGCCAGGGCATCACCACGATGCTGCTGCGCGAGTCGAAGGGAAGCGGCCGGGTCAGCGGGCCCGGACAGCGCATCACGCTGGCCGAGGCGGTACGCACGTACACGATCGACGCGGCCCGGCAGGATTTCGCCGAGGAGTGGAAGGGCTCCCTGGAGGTCGGCAAGGTCGCCGACCTGTGCGTGCTGGCCGGTGATCTGCTCACCGCCGACCCGCACGCCATACCGGAGCTGCCGGTGGTGCTCACCGTGCTCGGCGGGGAGGTGGTGCACGACGCGCTCGACAGCTGA